The Capra hircus breed San Clemente chromosome 22, ASM170441v1, whole genome shotgun sequence DNA segment ACCTTCCTCCttgggaagccttccctgatgtcCAAGGAGACTCGGCACCTCTACTTCTTGGCTCCCACAGCCTTCAGGAAGTCTCTTCTGATTTGACCCCAAGTGACTTTCTGTCCAGTGCCCTGATTGGGACACCACGCTGGGGTGGCTGGTGTGGAAATGGTTTGAGAACACAGCTGGGAAGATAATGAACCAAAAGAATAGAGGGGCCACGGGCTCAGAAGGAAATTCCTATACAGGTCTTGGGAGAAATGACCATGTAGTTGTGAGGTCTGGGGTAACTCTTGGACTCAGTTGTTCCTGTGGGACCCTTGGGGGCTTGGACAGGGCCCCTCGGAAGGCGGCAGCTGGATGGATGGCGCTGGTTACACATCAGccttggagaagggaggagaggtgggCCTCTGTGTGATGTGGTTTCACAGTCCAGGTATTGcctgagaggctttttagtcaaATGGTATCCTTTCCCCAAGTCACAGATGGAAAAGGAGGTGATTACAGTAGAAAATAATCAGCAACACGCATGGTTACTGGTGCCTGGCTTCCTGCCTCTGCATCATTGCATTTCCTAAGCCTTAGCACTGAAGtccccttccccatccttccATGGGGACAGGTGGCTGCTCCGGGACGAGGTCTGATAAAGGAGTCCACCATGGAAAAGAACTTGGGAGCACCTGGCCCATAACTGATGCTCCATAACAGCTGTTAATATCAGCGGGGCCAGAAGCTGCCCCCAGCGGCTACCCAGCTCCTTCGACACTGGCGTCAGGCAGATGAGAGTTTGAATCCTTGGTTTGCCTCTCACCAGCTGTGACTTCCTTGCAAATATTCTGCTCTGGTGGAACTCTCAGCAGCGAATGAGAGTGAACCCAATTCACATGGCGTGAGACAAAACTGAGAAACCCCTGCGGCTCCATTTTCCTGCAGTTCTCTCTGCAGGCTCTTGcttagagagagagaagcagggggagagggaaaggagggcGCAGAGGAGCAGCCTCAGGTGTGCGAGAACCTCTGTGCCCTGAGATGGTCAGACTGGATCCTAGGATCTCTGGCCACGCCCCCTCCTAACCCAACAGAGGATCAGCAGCCCAGTGATGGGAGCACAGGTCCTGGCAGAGGCTGCTGCAAGACTGTTGTCACTACCTCGTCCCCACCCTGGGGCGCCCACCTTTCCCagtcctcctctgtctcccctcccaGTCTGGTTGAGCCAGATATCCTTTCCCATCATGCTCTGCACTTAAACCCTAACTGGACAAAGCACAGCCTCATCTGTGTTTATACATGTCCTCATTCCAGCCCAGAGCCCAAGACCTCCCAGCAAAGAGAGCAAAGCAGTGAAGAGAACGAGCAAGGCCAAGGCTGAGCACCTTGACTTCCCGTCCCTCCCTCTGCCCAACCTGCTGACCAGTGGTGTGAATGTAAAGCTGACTCTCACCAgctgccctttctcctccttgtctgtaaaatgcaCAGAAGGCCCTCCTCTCCTCCGTGGAGACATTTTCCCCCTCTGACCTTGAAGCTGAGGGTCAGAGGAGTCAGTTTCCAGAAAGCTTTCTCCAACTCCTGGGGAAAAGAGCACCTGCCCACTCCATACTACCCCTCAACATGCTCACtaggagaaagcctgcacaacaCAATACATTATCGGGGTCCCCCCAGAAGTCCCACTCTTCAGAAGCCTGGATGCTCATTCACATGGCCggggacaaaggagccaagatgCCTCCTGCATCTTCTCTTAGCCTTGGGAACTGAAAACCTTCCAGACGTGTGTAACTGGGAATGCTATGTCCATTCAGGATTTAAAACCAGCGATGTATAAACTCCACAAACATTTCTCAGTAGTGAAAGTAAATATATTtggtatattcatacagtggaatactaggtggtagtggtttagccgctaagtcgtgtccaattctttgcgaccccatagactgtagtccgccatgctcctctgtccgtgggattttccaggcaggaatactggagtgggttgccatttccttctccaggggatcttccccacccaaggatcggacctgggtctcctgctttgcagatggattctttaccaactgagctaccagggaagcccagaatactaactcagcaataaaaaattcCCCAACTATAATTACATACAAAAACATGATGAGTTCTCACACACATATAGCATAAAAAAATTGTGCAAATGAGACTCTCTATGCTACAATATAATTTTCTATGAATTTCAAACGCTAGTTACACTAACCTAAGTGTTCCAAAGTCAGGGCCATGGTTATGGAGATGGGGAAGCAACTAGAAGGGGGATACAGAGATTTCTAGGTGCAATGCTATTGtgatgtttagtcactaagactacaaccgcatggactgtagccggccaggctcctccgtccatgggattttccgggcaagaatatgaaagtgggctgccatttcctcctccaggggatcttcctgatccagggatcaaactcacgtctcctgaattgacaggcagattttttaccactgagccaccagggaagcctttctagGTGCATTACACACATGtgtttgtacagcagaaactccaCAAGTTGTGCACTTAGTGTTAGTGCATAATTCCTATGTACATGCAACATGTCAACTCCCTGGACCTCTTTGACTCCTGTGCTACTCTGACCACTTTGTAAAATCCTTGATTCTCCTGGGCTTACAGCACAGCCCCAACCCTCCCACCTGTTGTACCACCACCCTGGACACCCTGGGTCCTTCTCCACATCAGGCCCTGTACTTGACTCACTGACAAGGCCTGCTGACCTCCCACACAAAGGCCAATTACATCTCCCTCCTGAGGtgaaatacattcattttttgttgttgaaatcaGTGTTCACATATGCATGTTCATGGTCGGGTTCTGGGCATGGAGGGACCTGAGAATAAAGATGCTGTCCTGGATCTCTTAGCCCTGCTGCCAGCCCCTGATTCCCCTCCTGGAAATAACAACCACTTCTGTACTGTGCGTttgtgatcacacacacacacacacgaaaacactctcacagacacacatatacacacacacataggaggGCTCCCAGAGGGAAAGATTTGGTCGCGCTAAGTGAGAGGAGACAAGTGAAATTAAAGCTTGGAGGAAGTTGTTTTCAGAAGACTTTACTTTCTCAgaatccagaagcctgagccagGGAGGACACACGTAGGATTCTTCCATGGGCTCACAATTTACCCATAATGGAGTATCGGGCCAACGAATGGGCCGACTTTGTGCCAGAGTCTTTTGAGCTTCTCACGAAATCGTTTAAATCTCCCAACACTCTGCAactatgaaccaggaagaagcAGGTTACTTGTGGGAAAGGGAACCAGGGGTAAGACCAGACCCATCTGCATCTATACACAGGCTCCCAGGCCCACACCAGGAGATGTGGAGCCCCAGCACGCCCTTTGGAGGCAACCTTTGAAGCACAAGGTTGAACCTCGACACCTATAGACCGAAGAGCAAACTGAGGCCCTCGGGTGACAAGGGGCTTACCAGGGTCACAGGCCCATCCTGGCAAAGATGGAAGCAAGCTGGGCTAAAAGACCATTACTTGAGTCAGGGCCTCTCAAACCATCAGAATCTCCTGGAGGCCTTGTGAAAAGACAAATGGCTGCACCCCACCCCAGAGGTCTGAGTTGGGCTGAGAATCTGCATCTCTGCCAGTTCCTAGGTGGGGACCCCATTAGCGAACCATTGCTCTAAAAGACACAGaaccagtgctggagacctggggctTGCGGGAGGGAGTGGCCAGGGCAGGAGTGCCTTCCTCTGCCCTGGTCTTTGGTCCTAAGAATGTTCCACAACCCATCACCTTAGCAGTTCCTGCAGGACAGAAAGGGCCACTCACCTCTTCGCAGGTGATGTTCATTTTGCCTTTCACCGCATCCAGAGTGACTGTGCCTACACATTGCTTCACCAGCTGGAAGGAGAGGCTGGAGGTCAAACTGGAACCCCCAGGCCATAACCTCCCAGGCTCTGCCCAGGGACTAAAAATTTCCTTGAAGCCCCTTGTTCAGCAGCTTGGGAAGCATTCACCCGtggcccctgcccccaggctcACCCCATTCTCTTTGAAGTCACACTGCTCCGTGGGCTGCCGGCTCGTCCTGGGGCACACAGTCTCCTTCACCCTGAAGCTCACAGGTTTCGGGATGTTTGGATTCTCATCCTGATCCAGGAATAAAGTGGGGAGACTGGGCTCGGCTCATGTTTCCTTCTTTCATCtgtctccctgccccccacccggACGGCAGCCTCTCCAGCCCCCTGTGTGTCCGGGCCTGGGCTTGGTGCTGGGAGCACAGGGGAGGGCACAGAGCCCGTGCCCGGCCTCACGGGCACACAGAGAGCAGGAGCGGCCCTCACAGCAGCGCTGCTGGCAGCGCCTCCCCTCAGAGGGGCCCAGGGAGGTCAGGGCCGCCTGCAGGGAGAGCCCTTGTCACTGGAGCCTCCAGGCTGACAGAGGCCCTCCTGGCAGGGAGACACCGAGGTTCAGGGGGACATTAGCAGGGAAGCCACCTCACAGAGCCTGTGACCCCTCCATCCCTGGAGCTCCCAGAAGTCCAGGGAGCCTGAGCCAGGTGTGCAGGGTGCCTGATCCCACAGCAGAGATGCTAAGGCAGGaagcctggtgctgggaggggccCCAGGTCTCGGAAGGTTTCCTGGAAGAGATGGGAGCCCACCGAGAGAGAAAAGTGCCGTCCTGACAGGAGGACCAGCCAGAGTGAAAGGAGTGAGAATGTGGCCAAGGCAGGCGGGAGACAGCCCCCTTCCCACCCTATCCCCCAACTCACGTCCTTGGGAGGCGGGTCAAGCTCCAGGAGGCGGTAGAGATTCGCTTCTGAGGACTGCTCATTGATGCGATCGACAGCATGAAGAACGGCCTCCCCGTAGCTGAGGGCCTGGGCGCTGGCCGAGGGCAGCACTAGTCCCAGCAGCAGGAGCCACAGGGAGCACCGTCCCAGGGAGAGGCTGGCCCTCTGGGTCTCCATGGTCCCCAATTTGCCACCTCCCAAACTGCAGGATCTGCCTTTATGCTCAGCCTGCGCCTGATGCAATGGTTCAAccgggagtcttcctgacccgccccatccctgccctcctcccagggtgtGAGCTGGACTTGCCTCAGCCCCTGCTGTTGCCTCATGGGATTTCTGAATAGTGGGCAGGGAGGCCCCTGTGCAAGGTGAAAAAATGGTTTCTCCATCTCCCTGACAacttactggcctttcctgaacccCACTGGGAGTGCCACAGGCAGTCTTGCTCAAGAGGATTGAGTCCTCCAGAAGACGGAGGGGCCAGGCACTATCTACATCCCCTCTGCCTCCACACCTCAGGATTCAGTGTAAAGGAGTGTATTTGCTATTCaacctgcttcattgactacgtaaaagattttgactgtgtggaccataacaaactgtggaaaattcttcaagagatgggaataccagacctcctgacctgcctcttgagaaacctgtatgcaggtcaaaaggcaacacttagaactggacatagaacagtgGGTtgattccaaattaggaaaggagtacatccaggctgtatattgtcaccctgcttatataacttacatgcagagtacatcattcgaaACACCGGGCCAGATAAAgctcaagctagaatcaagattgtcaggagaaatatcagtaacctcagatatgcaaaggacaccacccttacggcaggaagcaaagaggaactaaagagccccttaatgaaagtgaaagaggacagtgaaaagcaggtttgaaactcaacattcaaaaaatgaagatcatggtatgcggtcacatcacttcatggcaaatagatggggaaacaatgggaacattgacagacattattttcttgggctccaaaatcactgtgaatggtgactgtggccatgaaattaaaagacgcttgctgcttggaagaaaagttatgacaaacctacatagcatatgtaaaagcagaaacattactttaccaacgaaggtccgtctagtcaaagccatggtttttctagcagtcatgtatggatgtgaacgttggaccataaagaaggctgagcaccaaagaattgatgctctcgaactgtggtgttggagaagactcttgagagtcccttggactcaaaccagtccatcttaaaggaaaccagccctgaatattcattggaagaactgacgctgaagctgaagctccaatattttggccacctgatgcgaagagccgactcactggaaaagacgctgatgctgggaaagattgagggcaggaggagaaggggacaatggaggacaagatggctggacggcaccactgactcaatggatatgagttcgagcaaactctgggagatagtgaacgacagggacgcctggcgtccatggggtcataaaaagtaggacgcaactgagtgactgaacagcaacaacccctCCTCTAGGCACCCAGTAGGCACATAGGTAAAGTTGGATGATTGGATGACAGCGCCAATCCCTTCTACAGTCTCACCCATCCAGCCTGTCCTTAGGCAGTCACAAGGTCAGACCATCCTCGTCTCTCTGCAACCCTCAGCCAGTCAAGGGGTTCTGCTTCACGTGTCCCCTCTCCTACTCTTCTCTGACTTCCTTACACTAAAAATGTCAGCAGTTGTGGCCTGTTGCTACACTCAACCTCTTTATCTTCACAGGTGCTGGGGAAACACTGTCCTCCTAAAATTGCCCCCTGACCAATTCTCCCCTGTCACTGCTCTCCtgggtcccctcctcctccctggggcTCCTGCTGAGTCTTCTCCAAGGACTCTCCTCTTAGGAGGCAGGGCTGGCTCAGGAGCATCCGGGCTGCTTCTCCTCGCAGTCCTCACACGTTCCTGGGGACGGCCCTTCTCAAGACACCAGTGCCCATCACACACATACTGGACTGTGCCTCTGGGTTCAAGACTCCCATGAATGCCCTGGTGGTCTACACTGGGCTGTTGGCTGGGTGCTGCTGCAGGAGCCCTGAGCTGGAAGCCTGGGAGCCCCACCTGCTCCTTCTTCCTCCTGAGGACACTCCCCTGACCTCCCGccacccctgccctgggcctACTCCCATCTCCTCTCCTCTCAGTGAAGCCACAACCTCCAGACTCCATGTTTCCTGATTTTCAGGCTCTCCCCAGACCACTGTCCACCCTTCACACCATTTCTAGATGCGAAGGCAGAATGCTGATTTGaccatttcaccctctgcctTCAGAGCACACAGACCCCCGCCTGACAGCAGGGTCTGGCTCTCCTGGAGCTCCTCAGTGTCCACAACCTGGCCCTGCAGGTCAGGTCTCAAGCTGCCTTGACCACTCCAACCACAAGCCATCTCGGAGCCTCCTGCTTGGCCCCCACATCGGCAGCTGGTGTCTCTGCTTGCCCTGACATGCCACCTTGCAAAATTTTCCCTGACCTTAACCAAAAGTGGTACCTCCTCCCCTTGACTCCCAAAGCCTTCAGGACATCCcttcttctcttttgcttttttagtAAAATGCGCTTTTTAGTTAGTTCGTTCTGGCTGTCCTGGTCTTCGTTGCCGCCCACCAGCTAGTCTGGCTGCACAGAGCAGGGGCTGCGCTCTAGTTGCGGAGCACAGgtttctcgttgcggtggcttctctagttgcgagcacaggctctagagtgtgagGTCTCAGTAGCCCAAGGGCTTACTTACCTTACTTACcttgtgtgggatcttcctggaccagggatccaacccacatcccctgcattggcaggcagattcttacccacaggatcaccagggaagtccaggacatCCCTTCTGATTTGACCTCCAGGACTACCTGCCCAGTGCTCTGGTTGAACACCAGGTGGGGAGGGAGACACTGGGAGGAAAAGAGAATGCAGCTGGGGGAAATACTATGCCCAAGGGCCAGAGGAGAGCTGAAGCCAAGAAGAATATTCCAGCCCATCAATGCCAGGGAAGCACCGTGTGCCcgtgaggcccagggaggttgTGGACTCAGTTGCCCAGTGGGACCCTTGGAGCCTTGGCCAGGGCACCTTGGaaggtggcagcctggatgggagatgCTGGTTGACCACtcagccttggagaaggaaagagaagtgagTTGTGTGCAACCTCATTACAGTGCCCAGATATCGCCCCAGTGGCCTCTTGGTCAAGCTGTATCTTTTCCCCAAGTCAAATAATTAGAAACACACATGGTTACCAGGTGTTTGGTAGCCTGGAAATCTGTGCtttcctggtggtggtggtctaTTCGccaagtcatgttcgactctttgcaaccccatgaactgtagcctgccaggcttgtctgtctatgagatttctcaggcaagaatactggggtgggttgctgtgtcctccactAGGGaatcatctcaacccagggatcgaacctgcggctcctgggtctcctgcattgcaggcagattcttcactgctgagtcaccagggaaggcctccccTGTGCTTTGCTGCCTCTGCACGATTGCAGACTAGAttctccttccccatcctcccTGGATCCTGTTAGGGGCCTCTGCCAGGTCCTCAGTCTGCACCTCCTGTGATGAGGAGCGAGCCTACCGCGTCTCCAGCATCTGCCTTTCCTGATTTAGTCCTCACAGCTGCCTTGTCCTAGAGGAGTCTTATGTCTGCTCATGGGTATCCTGGGAAGGGGGAGACAGCCCACCTTCTGGAGACTTCACCCAGCCCAGGCCAGCTAGTATGCCCTTTGGGAATTAAAGAGAGAAGGGACCAACTCCTAGTAAGAGAGACAGACCAACTGGGGATCTAAACACCATCTCATTGATTCCATTTTTTCCAGCTTGGAATCTGTCACAGGTCCCTGGTCCAATTCAATAGTTACAGGTAAGCAcctgactttatttcttttgtaaaGATATTCAGGAGATTGTAAAGCACCTTCCTGCCTAATCACCACCTGTAGAAAACCACTGTCTCCAGCAACAACCTCCCTGCATAAGGACTTAAatcaacagaaaaggaaagagcttGGGGAGCTGGAATTGCAGGTTACAGTGGGGTGGAGAGTGGGAGGGCTGATGGGTGGCAGGGACCAGGGAAGGGAgggctggggctgctgggggcTATGCTCTGTAGGTGTGACACCCTGGCTGTGAATAGGAAACCAGACTGATAGCCCGCCATTCCTTAAGTTGGGAACTCTCGCCCTTTGCTGGGAGTTCCTGCCATGATGGTCACTAGTGTGCCCTTGGGCAATCTCATTGAAAGAACTTTCTTCCAAGTAATTTGGCAGTGACAAAAACACTGAGTAGGATCCCTGGGGTCCATCCTGTCACCTACACAACAACCCTGACACTAATCCC contains these protein-coding regions:
- the MAP28 gene encoding MAP28 protein precursor (The RefSeq protein has 1 substitution compared to this genomic sequence); the encoded protein is METQRASLSLGRCSLWLLLLGLVLPSASAQALSYGEAVLHAVDRINEQSSEANLYRLLELDPPPKDDENPNIPKPVSFRVKETVCPRTSRQPTEQCDFKENGLVKQCVGTVTLDAVKGKMNITCEELQSVGRFKRFRKKLKRLWHKVGPFVGPILHYG